One region of Ficedula albicollis isolate OC2 unplaced genomic scaffold, FicAlb1.5 N00436, whole genome shotgun sequence genomic DNA includes:
- the LOC101812218 gene encoding feather keratin Cos1-2-like, producing MSCNPCCQPCGPCPLANSCNECCVRQCQSSHVAIQPPVVLVTLPGPILSSFPQNTAVGSSTSAAVGNILSCGGVPISSGGFDLSCITNCYGGNRCRPC from the coding sequence ATGTCCTGCAACccttgctgccagccctgcggcCCCTGCCCgctggccaacagctgcaatgagtgctgtgtcaggcagtgccagagctcccACGTGGCCATTCAGCCGCCTGTTGTGCTGGTCACCCTGCCTggccccatcctcagctccttcccacagaaCACCGCTGTGGGatcctccacctctgctgccgTTGGCAACATCCTCAGCTGTGGCGGAGTGcccatcagctctgggggcttTGACCTCTCCTGCATCACCAACTGCTATGGTGGCAACAGGTGTCGCCCCTGCTAA